One Ahaetulla prasina isolate Xishuangbanna chromosome 10, ASM2864084v1, whole genome shotgun sequence genomic region harbors:
- the LOC131204849 gene encoding interferon-inducible GTPase 5-like encodes MDFQDEDLREMASVIQSKVVVEVSSRVQSLLDSLETTTLDIAVTGEGGAGKSTFINAMLGISDDDFRAAKTGVVETTASPTPFHHPHLPRVRLWDLPGIGTPSFQARKYLQLVSFERYDFFIIVASERFRENHAELARAVAAMGKRFYFVRSKIDQDVWATQQRRPTLFQEAQVLQQIEADCTRQLKKEGLENPKVFLISSFHLHRFDFCRLQETLAEELEGHKRHTLLLSFPSVTAAAVQKKKSSLRQHIWKTALLACIVSALPGHPIHLNVPMLVNTLKNYQQHFGLDDASLKTLAATVSKPFYELKNQVRSTFVRHLSGDAVRAVLSQAAVCGQVMAMMLKSQFPFFNNLVAGAASFVAAYYLLHTALDSFAEDAQRVLERAYGLETEVQDS; translated from the coding sequence ATGGACTTCCAGGACGAGGACCTCAGAGAGATGGCTTCTGTCATCCAGTCGAAAGTTGTCGTGGAGGTATCCTCTCGAGTCCAGTCACTCCTGGATTCTCTAGAAACCACCACGCTGGACATCGCAGTGACGGGCGAAGGTGGGGCTGGCAAGTCCACCTTCATCAACGCCATGTTGGGGATCAGCGATGATGACTTCCGCGCGGCCAAAACTGGCGTGGTTGAGACTActgcttcccccaccccttttCATCACCCTCATCTGCCCCGTGTTCGGCTTTGGGACCTGCCAGGCATTGGTACCCCTTCCTTCCAAGCCCGAAAATATCTGCAGCTGGTGAGCTTTGAGAGATACGATTTCTTCATCATCGTCGCATCCGAGCGTTTCCGAGAGAATCACGCTGAGCTCGCTCGGGCCGTGGCTGCCATGGGCAAACGCTTCTACTTCGTCCGTTCCAAGATAGACCAGGATGTGTGGGCTACCCAACAACGAAGGCCAACCTTGttccaggaagctcaagtgcTGCAGCAAATAGAGGCAGACTGTACCCGCCAGCTGAAGAAGGAAGGTCTGGAGAACCCCAAAGTCTTCTTGATCTCCAGCTTCCATTTGCACAGATTCGATTTCTGCCGCTTGCAGGAGACTCTGGCTGAAGAGCTGGAAGGTCACAAGAGACACACCCTTCTGCTATCCTTCCCGTCCGTCACCGCCGCAGCTGTGCAGAAGAAGAAGAGTTCGCTGCGCCAGCACATCTGGAAGACGGCGCTACTGGCGTGTATCGTTTCAGCCCTGCCTGGCCATCCGATCCACCTCAACGTCCCCATGCTTGTGAACACTCTGAAGAATTACCAGCAGCATTTCGGCTTGGATGATGCGTCTTTGAAGACCTTGGCTGCCACGGTCTCAAAGCCCTTTTACGAATTGAAAAACCAAGTGCGTTCGACCTTCGTGAGACACCTTTCGGGGGATGCTGTCCGGGCGGTTTTGAGCCAAGCTGCAGTCTGTGGGCAGGTGATGGCCATGATGCTGAAGAGCCAGTTCCCCTTTTTCAACAACTTGGTAGCAGGGGCCGCCTCGTTCGTGGCTGCCTATTACTTGCTGCACACAGCTCTGGATAGCTTTGCAGAAGATGCCCAGAGGGTCTTGGAAAGAGCATATGGATTGGAGACAGAGGTCCAGGACTCCTAG